Below is a genomic region from Armatimonadota bacterium.
TGCTTCTTCCACGCGCGGAAATCGGAAGTTTTGCCTTGTAATGGCGGATGTCGACAATTTCAAAAACTATAACGACACCTACGGACATCAGGCCGGTGATGTCGTCCTCATGACGGTTGCCAGAGTTATGAATGCTAAAGTGAGGCAGGGAGATCTGGCCGCGCGCTATGGCGGTGAAGAGTTTGCTCTGCTTTTGAAGGGTGCCAATAAGGAAGAGGCGCAGGCAATTGCCGACAGGATCAGGAGTTCCGTCGCAACACAGTCATATGATCGCGGCACTATTACTATAAGTATGGGTATCGCGGAATATCCGACGGATTCCAATGACATGACTGAGCTGATCGAGAAAGCCGATAGAGCGCTCTATCATGCCAAGATTACCGGACGCAATCGTATAGTCGTTTGGGGAAGCTCAAGCGCCACCGTAAACCATGACAATACGAACGGATCGACTTTGATGGGTGATGGGCGCAAGAAAGTGTTGGTAGTTGAAAACCCGAATGAGCAACACGCAGGCGATATCTACAATACACTTGCTGCTCAGTCGTGTGAAGTAAGGGCTGCCGCCAATTCAATTGAAGCTGTTGAGATTCTTCGCACTCAGGTCTTTGACATATCATTTGTAAGTATCGAAGCGCTGCCTGACAGAAATCTTACAGCGCTGAGCGATTTGACGTCGATTCATCCGCAGATGCCGGTGGTCCTTGTAACTGAAAGCCATCTCCTTGAAGAGAGCCGAGTGGCGCTACAGCGCGGAGCCTCCGATGTGCTTCTCAGGCCGTTTAATCCGATGGAACTGCCGATACTTGTGGAGCGGAATGTAGAGCGCTGCCGCCTTGAGCGCGAACGAATGACGCAGAAGGGCATCGGCCTTGTGCTGCAATCCATTGATGCGCTTGTTTCCGCAATTGACGCAAAGGACCACTACACAGCAGGCCACAGTCAGCGTGTTACAGGGCTGGCGCTTGCGATAGCAGATGAGCTGAATATCCCCGTACAGGAGCGCAGCGCATTGGAGTTTGCATCACGTCTGCACGATATAGGTAAGCTCATACTTCCCGACAGCGCGCTAAACAAGCAGACACAGCTTAACGATCAGGAATGGGCTGCGATGCGCCAGCATCCTGTAGCGGGCTGCAAGATCGTAGGGGCAATAGATGAGCTTGCTTATGTGAGCACGATTATTAGACATCATCATGAGCGGCTGAATGGAACAGGGTATCCAGACGGGCTGCGAGGCGAGGCAATCCCCTACCCGTCGCGAATAATCGCGGTCGCGGACGCATACGAGGCAATGACTTCTGAACGTTCGTACAGGGCAAAGAGGTCTCCACTGGAAGCATTCGATGAGCTGACGCAAAACACCGGTACATTTTATGCTCATGAAATCGTGAAAGCGCTTGGCAAAGTGCTCATGGCATCAGGAGAACTTTGTCAGAGGAATGATCGCAGAGCAGCATAGCAATTAGACGCTTTTGTCATAAGCACCGCAGTTTATATACATGCCGCTGATACCCTTCAAAATGGTCAGTAAAGCGCCCATGCTTGACACCTAGTTTCCTGTTTTCAAACAGGACTTCAGTCTTGAACCGGTCTGCCCCCGGCACGGTAAATGAAACAGTAATCGGATTTGGACGCTCGTTGACTGCAATCAGGTATACTTCACCCTTGTAGCGCTTAACAGCCAGGTGAACAGCCTTCTTATCAACACAGGCCCCAGAGACTTTTTCGAGTGAGTATAAAACAGGTGTAAGAGTCCGCACTTCAAATGCAAGCTGCTTCATCTCATTCCACAGTTCATTGCTGTGCGGTTTCTGCGCAAAATAGCTGATACCTCTGGCTCCATGGATGAGGGCGAGATAAGTCATGCACTCTTCTTCGGGGCCTGTAGGCTCGCGCGAATAGCAGTAAGCATAACCATGAGCCTGCAGCCATATCCAAGTCGGCTTGCCGGATTCGATCGCGCATCTCTCGAGCATATCTGCGTCCCCCGCAATCGCTGCTGGAGAAGACTCGGGAATAGGGTAATCATCCAGTGAGGCTATGTCGCCGAGTTTGTTCAGGTTGTATATAGTGTAGTTGATGTATACCGGTCTGGTCGGGTCCAGCTTCTTGACCAGGTCATACCTGTCTTGTATTTGGGGGGTTATCTTTTCCGGTTCGTCGCAAATATACCATGCAAGCAGCGCGGGATGGTCCTTTAGGCCATTGATCCATTGCTGCAGCATATCGTTATCGGTGGCGCTGCCAACCCAGAGTATTACTCTCATTCCATCATCGCGAATAACATCGAAAAGCTTACGAATGTCTTCTACCGGCTGCGACCCGGCCATAATGCACACCGTGTTAAAGCCGGCATGCGCGATCTCATGAATTATCTCGGGCTGGGGAACGGACTCCCATCCCATTGCAAAAGGAATAAATGGCTTGCCATTGACCAGGAACCGCCGGTTTTCATCTATCTTAACCTGCACCTTATCCGGATACGGTTCAATTTTGGCTGATTGCGGATTCTTGACCTTACGATGGACGATTTCGCCTGCAAAGCTCTTGTCTGTAATCGCGGAACGATATTCTGATGGCATTATGCCGGCTTCGAACTGAGTGTCGTCAATCCACACAGTGCCCGCATCAAGCGGCATAATTCTGCATGTGGCAAGTGCGCTGTCGACTTTGCCGGTAACGCAGAAGCGCTGCCATTCCTTTCCAACCGATATTTTTTCAGTCTTAGATCCGGAGAAAGCCAGCGCAACGGGCATATCCGGATTATCGCTTTTTATCCATGCCGAAAAAACGTATGAATCGCCCGGATTCGCATGGACCCAGTTGGAACATGCCTGCATCTCCGGAACAGCGCCCTCTCGCTCAATGCGCAGGCTGCGTTTGCCGGAGTGAATGACCTTATTGTCAACCGTCCAGCGCCTGCGCCAATCGCCGGTATTCGTCACAGTCTCGACAGAACCAATGCCCCAATGCCCCGTACCCCAATAATCGGGAATAGATTCTGTATTGCACAACTCGAACCCGCTGTTTGGAAGAATGTTCCTGATCCCATCCGATTTCTGCGCACTAAAGTCGGCAATTGAAACGGCGGCGTCCTCCATATATGACTGCCATACGGATATACGCACCGTACGTATGTCGTTCCAGCCCGGACACGGTGAT
It encodes:
- a CDS encoding diguanylate cyclase, with translation MKLRKHDSKDAHEDYDEAAAQALCKLRQVFAVMSDFGPHARLSDVKTGILSAAQNALDTDLVALFTIDPCLGGIECVCTDEVNGSLQTAFLNLAGNLVTDRECKEPLVIDSTSVGPDNETMRELIGCGVGIILACPIRSEVGASGALAAFYPAGQSVNSLIHLAEAVAAQASAMISYALSIEQSSNLLDDLAGANQELSVQATIDGLTGLANHRTFQQTLHELCRYASSTRGNRKFCLVMADVDNFKNYNDTYGHQAGDVVLMTVARVMNAKVRQGDLAARYGGEEFALLLKGANKEEAQAIADRIRSSVATQSYDRGTITISMGIAEYPTDSNDMTELIEKADRALYHAKITGRNRIVVWGSSSATVNHDNTNGSTLMGDGRKKVLVVENPNEQHAGDIYNTLAAQSCEVRAAANSIEAVEILRTQVFDISFVSIEALPDRNLTALSDLTSIHPQMPVVLVTESHLLEESRVALQRGASDVLLRPFNPMELPILVERNVERCRLERERMTQKGIGLVLQSIDALVSAIDAKDHYTAGHSQRVTGLALAIADELNIPVQERSALEFASRLHDIGKLILPDSALNKQTQLNDQEWAAMRQHPVAGCKIVGAIDELAYVSTIIRHHHERLNGTGYPDGLRGEAIPYPSRIIAVADAYEAMTSERSYRAKRSPLEAFDELTQNTGTFYAHEIVKALGKVLMASGELCQRNDRRAA